The following coding sequences lie in one Apium graveolens cultivar Ventura chromosome 3, ASM990537v1, whole genome shotgun sequence genomic window:
- the LOC141712739 gene encoding ras-related protein Rab11D-like, translating to MGGGYGDSSQKIDYVFKVVLIGDSAVGKSQILARFARDEFSLDSKATIGVEFQTRTLNIQLKSVKAQIWDTAGQERYRAVTSAYYRGAVGAMLVYDITKRQTFDHIPRWLQELRSQADKNIVIILLGNKNDLEDERAVSAEDAKEFAEQEGLFFLETSALQSTNVEDAFMTILTEIFNIVNKKTLVASEDQSNGNPAMLHSKQILVPGPGQVVPANKGMCCSS from the exons ATGGGTGGTGGTTATGGAGATTCAAGCCAAAAAATAGACTATGTATTCAAGGTGGTGCTCATCGGAGACTCAGCAGTGGGAAAATCTCAGATACTGGCTCGTTTTGCTCGTGATGAGTTCAGCTTAGACTCAAAAGCAACCATTGGCGTTGAGTTTCAAACTCGAACTTTAAACATTCAACTTAAATCTGTTAAAGCTCAGATCTGGGATACCGCTGGCCAAGAACG ATATAGAGCCGTCACAAGTGCATATTACCGGGGTGCTGTTGGAGCTATGCTGGTTTATGACATAACTAAACGCCAAACCTTCGACCATATACCACGTTGGCTTCAAGAATTGCGTAGTCAGGCAGACAAAAACATTGTAATTATTCTGCTTGGAAATAAAAATGATCTCGAGGACGAGAGGGCCGTCTCCGCGGAGGATGCCAAAGAATTTGCAGAACAGGAAGGACTGTTCTTTTTAGAGACCTCTGCTCTGCAATCAACAAATGTTGAAGATGCATTCATGACTATTTTGACTGAAATATTTAATATCGTTAATAAGAAAACCCTTGTCGCCAGCGAGGATCAAAGTAATGGCAATCCTGCAATGCTGCATAGCAAGCAGATACTTGTACCTGGTCCTGGACAAGTAGTTCCAGCAAACAAGGGGATGTGCTGTTCTTCTTGA